In one Corallococcus soli genomic region, the following are encoded:
- a CDS encoding phage tail protein yields MSEPYLGQIIMFGGDFAPRGWALCNGALLPIAQNQALFAILGTTYGGNGTTTFALPDLRGRFPMQPGQGPGLTPHTLGEAAGTQAVTLISTQMPAHTHPLMANMQEGNAESPEGAYLAAYPPGSTPTPYNTTPNTVMGPQAVGIAGGGQPVPIMNPYTCVNFIIAMEGIFPSRG; encoded by the coding sequence ATGTCTGAACCGTACCTCGGTCAAATCATCATGTTCGGAGGCGACTTCGCACCTCGCGGCTGGGCGCTCTGCAACGGCGCGCTGCTGCCCATCGCGCAGAACCAGGCCCTCTTCGCCATCCTGGGCACGACCTACGGCGGCAACGGCACGACGACGTTCGCGCTGCCGGACCTGCGCGGCCGCTTCCCCATGCAGCCCGGCCAGGGCCCCGGCCTGACGCCGCACACCCTGGGCGAGGCTGCCGGCACGCAGGCCGTGACCCTCATCTCGACGCAGATGCCCGCGCACACCCACCCGCTGATGGCCAACATGCAGGAGGGCAACGCGGAGAGCCCGGAGGGCGCGTACCTCGCCGCCTATCCTCCCGGCAGCACGCCGACCCCCTACAACACGACGCCCAATACGGTGATGGGCCCCCAGGCCGTGGGCATCGCTGGCGGCGGCCAGCCGGTGCCCATCATGAACCCATACACCTGCGTGAACTTCATCATCGCGATGGAAGGCATCTTCCCCTCGCGCGGCTGA
- a CDS encoding collagen-like protein — translation MGPLGPQGIAGPTGPAGAKGDTGAAGAKGDKGDTGAAGAAGAKGDTGAAGAKGDKGDTGAAGAAGAKGDKGDPGAVGAVGAAGPAGAPGATGPAGTPGATGPAGTPGATGLQGPQGPQGPQGASGTQGLYGDGSAGAFNVGSGQTVDLTTPTGVSQLPAGFNLQFSSITITGNLIVPSGTVLRSSGDITVSGTLTVRPGAEDLGGGEAPTGVARTAAGSYSGGVGLASFQGAQVRRVQNASGGAGARLYAGADADGGAGGGAVMLAARGNVRIVVGGAINANGANGVNPQTAGQSIVGTGGGGGGVVLVAAKGNITLGGIIRAQGGNGANGFNGNNGTGEGGGGGGGGGIVHFIASATPSVTGTVVVTGGGAGGNAASAPTGGSILTAGGGGGSGGSGGNGGGIIPGTATNGNASAGTGGYFLQTVAPEPESLLGL, via the coding sequence ATGGGGCCCCTCGGTCCGCAGGGCATCGCGGGTCCCACGGGGCCTGCCGGCGCCAAGGGTGACACGGGCGCTGCTGGCGCGAAGGGGGACAAGGGCGACACGGGCGCGGCGGGTGCCGCCGGTGCGAAGGGTGACACGGGCGCTGCTGGCGCGAAGGGGGACAAGGGTGACACGGGCGCGGCGGGCGCTGCCGGTGCGAAGGGTGACAAGGGCGACCCGGGAGCGGTCGGCGCGGTCGGCGCGGCGGGGCCCGCTGGAGCGCCGGGTGCCACGGGGCCTGCTGGAACGCCAGGCGCCACGGGGCCCGCCGGAACGCCAGGCGCCACGGGGCTTCAGGGGCCGCAAGGGCCGCAGGGGCCGCAAGGCGCGTCGGGCACGCAGGGGCTCTATGGCGACGGTTCCGCGGGCGCGTTCAACGTGGGCTCCGGCCAGACGGTGGACCTCACCACCCCCACGGGGGTCTCCCAGCTTCCGGCGGGCTTCAACCTCCAGTTCAGCAGCATCACCATCACGGGCAACCTCATCGTGCCCAGCGGCACGGTGCTGCGCTCCTCGGGTGACATCACCGTGAGCGGGACGCTCACCGTGCGTCCGGGGGCGGAGGACCTGGGCGGCGGTGAGGCTCCCACCGGCGTCGCCCGGACGGCGGCGGGTTCGTACAGCGGTGGCGTGGGGCTCGCGTCGTTCCAGGGCGCCCAGGTCCGGCGGGTCCAGAACGCGTCCGGTGGGGCGGGTGCCCGCCTCTACGCGGGCGCGGACGCGGACGGTGGCGCCGGTGGTGGCGCGGTGATGCTGGCCGCGCGGGGCAACGTGCGCATCGTTGTCGGTGGCGCCATCAACGCGAACGGGGCCAATGGCGTGAACCCCCAGACGGCGGGCCAGTCCATCGTGGGGACGGGCGGTGGCGGTGGCGGCGTCGTCCTGGTGGCGGCGAAGGGGAACATCACGCTGGGCGGCATCATCCGCGCGCAGGGTGGCAATGGCGCCAACGGCTTCAACGGCAACAACGGCACGGGTGAGGGCGGTGGCGGCGGCGGTGGCGGTGGCATCGTCCACTTCATCGCTTCCGCGACCCCCAGCGTGACGGGGACCGTGGTGGTGACAGGCGGTGGGGCGGGGGGCAACGCGGCATCAGCGCCGACGGGGGGCAGCATCCTCACGGCGGGCGGCGGCGGAGGCAGCGGTGGATCGGGAGGCAATGGCGGCGGCATCATCCCGGGCACGGCCACGAACGGGAACGCCAGCGCGGGCACGGGCGGCTACTTCCTCCAGACGGTCGCCCCCGAGCCGGAGTCGCTGCTGGGCCTGTAG
- a CDS encoding GNAT family N-acetyltransferase, producing MTTPAPFAPHLRPVTPGDDGFLFTLYASTRAQELAAWGWNPAQQEIFLRTQYQAQARHYAALYAPEGHALIEVDGAPVGRQWLVRTQAETLLVDMALLPSHRGQGLGTRLLCAIQEEAARARVPVRLNVTRDNPALRLYTRHGFLPVPGSDPASPYLELHWRAPEGDSGTGPG from the coding sequence GTGACGACTCCCGCGCCCTTCGCACCCCACTTGCGGCCCGTCACACCTGGGGACGACGGCTTCCTCTTCACGCTCTACGCGAGCACGCGCGCCCAGGAGCTGGCCGCCTGGGGCTGGAACCCGGCGCAGCAGGAGATCTTCCTGCGCACGCAGTATCAGGCCCAGGCGCGTCACTACGCCGCCCTCTACGCCCCGGAGGGCCACGCCCTCATCGAGGTGGACGGAGCGCCCGTGGGCCGCCAGTGGCTGGTGCGCACGCAGGCGGAGACGCTGTTGGTGGACATGGCCCTGCTGCCCTCGCACCGGGGCCAGGGGCTGGGCACGCGGTTGCTGTGCGCGATTCAGGAGGAGGCAGCCCGGGCGCGCGTGCCCGTGCGGCTGAACGTCACGCGCGACAATCCGGCGCTGCGGCTCTACACCCGGCACGGGTTCCTGCCCGTGCCAGGGAGCGACCCGGCGTCACCGTACCTGGAGCTGCATTGGCGGGCGCCGGAGGGCGACTCCGGAACCGGCCCCGGGTGA
- a CDS encoding DUF6321 domain-containing protein, translated as MPTRSPVRKRVTRGRTLKDPQGGLTDAGRAWFHDKEGANLKPGVKGKADTPEKMRRKGSFLRRHFTHPRGPMVDAKGKPTRLALSARAWGEPVPRDTNGAKKLADKGARLLERYHAAKERSGPAAKRGGVRKTRTAVAAKRTGGKKTRTVAAARRARAKKGTPSTSSRKPATRRAKKKA; from the coding sequence ATGCCGACCCGTTCCCCTGTCCGCAAGCGCGTCACCCGCGGCCGGACGCTGAAGGACCCCCAGGGCGGACTGACCGATGCGGGCCGCGCCTGGTTCCATGACAAGGAAGGCGCGAACCTCAAGCCGGGCGTGAAGGGCAAGGCAGACACGCCGGAGAAGATGCGCCGCAAGGGCAGCTTTCTGCGCCGCCACTTCACCCATCCCCGAGGCCCCATGGTGGATGCGAAGGGCAAACCCACGCGACTGGCATTGTCCGCCCGTGCCTGGGGAGAGCCGGTGCCGCGCGACACCAACGGGGCGAAGAAGCTCGCGGACAAGGGGGCCCGGCTGCTGGAGCGCTACCACGCGGCGAAGGAGCGCTCGGGTCCGGCGGCGAAGCGCGGCGGCGTGAGGAAGACTCGCACCGCCGTGGCGGCGAAGCGCACCGGGGGAAAGAAGACGCGGACCGTGGCGGCGGCCCGCCGCGCGAGGGCGAAGAAGGGCACGCCTTCCACCTCCTCGCGCAAGCCCGCGACCCGGCGCGCGAAGAAGAAGGCCTGA
- a CDS encoding lipoxygenase family protein encodes MTPTLPQNAPGVEQEKRKQQLAQLQTEYVYDFTTRVQPLGVARSVPAGQGFAFVWTLGVLNQALGITGNLISMGSHLFESAASLAKKLEDFTEEELHRAEKAYLDLKTHHLNLSRLFDQTHVISAPASAVALAGVASGQGLATGTGPSLAIDLGGGGGTRTSTASPLTPRDQPAAPASLEQFAEGLKDSLGHLSEFLGDTAFDLLLRVIGQYGQAKNLQGYQSQFQLLPMTPGAGAALDDVMFARLRVAGPNPVVLRRLSRPDARFPVTEAQFRSTMGPDDSLATAMGEGRVYLADYAVLEGLKGGTFPKQKYVCAPLALFAVPRAGEADRLLRAVAIQCSQTPGPSTPVVTPAEGLGWQVARLFLQVADGTWHEMISHLGLTHLLTEAFTLATARQLPPEHPLQVLLTPHFQGTLAINNAAVESLIAPGGFVDRLLPGTIEASASLAVQAVEGLRFNQELFPRTFANRGVDDAQAFPDYPYRDDGLLVWASLHQWVSDYVSLYYGSDADVSADYELQAWLKELASPQGGRLQDIGEDGSLRTRGYLADLVTMIIFTASAQHAAVNFPQSYVMSFTPSLPLAAYAPLPGAPLVAEPANIDALLAYLPPLQQAFSQQTLMTLLGSVYFGSLGSYDRYSAGPYFQDARVAVPLKDFQQRLGEVEATIARRNLRRIPYRSLLPSEIPQSINI; translated from the coding sequence ATGACTCCCACGCTGCCGCAGAACGCCCCCGGTGTTGAACAGGAGAAGCGCAAGCAGCAGCTTGCCCAACTCCAGACGGAGTACGTCTACGACTTCACCACGCGCGTCCAGCCCCTGGGCGTCGCCCGGTCCGTGCCCGCGGGGCAGGGCTTCGCCTTTGTCTGGACCCTGGGCGTGTTGAATCAGGCGCTTGGCATTACGGGAAACCTCATCTCCATGGGCTCGCACCTGTTCGAGTCGGCGGCCTCCCTCGCGAAGAAGCTGGAGGACTTCACCGAGGAGGAGCTCCACCGGGCCGAAAAGGCCTACCTGGACCTCAAGACCCATCACCTGAACCTGTCGCGGCTCTTCGACCAGACCCACGTCATCTCCGCGCCGGCCAGCGCCGTGGCGCTGGCGGGGGTGGCCTCGGGCCAGGGGCTCGCGACGGGAACGGGCCCGTCGCTCGCCATCGACCTGGGCGGTGGCGGTGGCACCCGGACGTCCACCGCCTCCCCACTGACCCCGCGCGACCAGCCGGCGGCACCCGCCTCGCTGGAGCAGTTCGCGGAGGGGCTCAAGGACTCCCTGGGCCACCTGTCGGAGTTCCTGGGTGACACCGCCTTTGATCTGCTCCTGCGCGTCATCGGGCAGTACGGTCAGGCGAAGAACCTCCAGGGCTACCAGTCGCAGTTCCAACTGCTGCCCATGACCCCCGGGGCGGGCGCCGCGCTGGATGACGTCATGTTCGCGCGCCTGCGGGTCGCGGGCCCCAACCCCGTGGTGCTCCGCCGCCTGTCCAGGCCCGACGCCCGCTTCCCGGTGACGGAGGCGCAGTTCCGCTCGACGATGGGGCCGGACGACAGCCTCGCCACGGCCATGGGCGAAGGGCGCGTGTACCTGGCGGACTACGCGGTGCTCGAAGGGCTGAAGGGGGGCACCTTCCCGAAGCAGAAATACGTCTGCGCGCCGCTGGCCCTCTTCGCGGTGCCCCGCGCGGGCGAGGCGGATCGGCTGCTGCGGGCCGTGGCCATCCAGTGCTCCCAGACGCCGGGGCCCTCCACGCCCGTCGTCACGCCCGCGGAGGGGCTGGGCTGGCAGGTCGCCCGGCTCTTCCTCCAGGTGGCGGACGGCACCTGGCACGAGATGATCAGCCACCTGGGGCTCACCCACCTGCTGACGGAGGCCTTCACCCTCGCCACCGCGCGGCAGCTTCCGCCGGAGCACCCGCTCCAGGTCCTGCTGACGCCGCACTTCCAGGGCACGCTCGCCATCAACAACGCGGCGGTGGAGTCGCTCATCGCGCCGGGCGGCTTCGTGGACCGCCTGCTGCCGGGCACCATCGAAGCGTCCGCGTCCCTGGCGGTGCAGGCCGTGGAGGGCCTGCGCTTCAACCAGGAGCTGTTCCCGCGCACCTTCGCCAACCGGGGCGTGGACGATGCGCAGGCGTTCCCGGACTACCCGTACCGGGATGACGGGCTGCTCGTCTGGGCGTCGCTCCATCAATGGGTGTCGGACTACGTGTCGCTCTATTACGGCTCGGACGCGGACGTGTCGGCGGACTACGAGCTCCAGGCGTGGTTGAAGGAGCTGGCCTCGCCCCAGGGCGGCCGGTTGCAGGACATCGGCGAGGACGGGAGCCTGCGGACCCGCGGCTACCTCGCGGACCTGGTGACGATGATCATCTTCACCGCGAGCGCGCAGCACGCCGCGGTGAACTTCCCCCAGTCCTACGTCATGTCCTTCACGCCGTCCCTGCCGCTGGCGGCCTACGCGCCCCTGCCTGGCGCGCCGCTCGTCGCGGAGCCCGCGAACATCGACGCGCTCCTCGCGTACCTGCCGCCGCTCCAGCAGGCCTTCTCGCAGCAGACGCTGATGACGCTGCTGGGCAGCGTGTACTTCGGCTCGCTCGGGTCCTATGACCGGTACAGCGCAGGGCCCTACTTCCAGGACGCGCGCGTGGCGGTCCCCCTGAAGGACTTCCAGCAGCGGCTCGGGGAGGTGGAGGCGACCATCGCGCGCCGCAACCTGCGCCGCATCCCGTACCGCTCGCTGCTCCCCTCGGAGATTCCGCAGAGCATCAACATCTGA
- a CDS encoding S41 family peptidase, which translates to MNAPPRPRALPRFAPLLLAGLLTACATARAPAGPVSGSAPEVWRSRGYGWLLSVTPEGLRLHHETAAGCHPDPASSSELKALFGTQEPGPSGDVRDFLAAPGETRYRFDRVAALPAGCDAPHAWSAPELFDVFQATFAEHYAYFPQRAPDWLARLEAERFRVSPDMEGRALFTLFAEALRTLGDAHVALVPDDASSDTLTYEEPATGTFALLEQEARRTGRTAKAVQKQWLGAYRDGVLQQVLRGQGHHVANQRVFWGFAAPGVGYLNVMTMGGFVAATQGGDATPEQELAALEPVLDEAMAAFVGATAIIVDVSNNRGGHDVVARAIAARFADRPRLAYSKWAHGAKDVAPQAFILTPTSRPAFHGPVHLVTSDVTVSAGEVFTLAVRALPQVVHVGARTRGSFSDVLVKPLPNGWTVHLSNEHYTDSRGEDFEARGAPPQRTVEVFPEGDLFHGHARAIRALADSLGAREAK; encoded by the coding sequence ATGAACGCCCCGCCCCGCCCCCGCGCGCTCCCGCGCTTCGCTCCCCTCCTCCTCGCGGGCCTGCTGACCGCGTGCGCCACGGCGCGCGCTCCGGCGGGCCCCGTCAGCGGATCCGCTCCGGAGGTGTGGCGGTCCCGGGGGTATGGGTGGCTGCTGTCGGTGACGCCGGAGGGCCTGCGCCTGCACCATGAGACGGCGGCCGGGTGCCATCCGGATCCGGCGTCATCGTCGGAGCTGAAGGCGCTGTTCGGCACCCAGGAGCCGGGGCCTTCAGGGGACGTCCGGGACTTCCTCGCCGCGCCGGGGGAGACGCGCTACCGGTTCGACCGCGTGGCCGCGCTTCCCGCCGGCTGCGACGCACCCCACGCGTGGAGCGCGCCGGAGCTGTTCGACGTGTTCCAGGCGACCTTCGCGGAGCACTACGCCTACTTTCCCCAGCGGGCCCCGGACTGGCTGGCGCGGCTGGAGGCGGAGCGGTTCCGGGTGTCTCCGGACATGGAGGGCCGGGCGTTGTTCACGCTCTTCGCGGAGGCCCTGCGGACGCTGGGCGATGCGCACGTGGCGCTGGTGCCGGATGACGCTTCGTCCGACACGCTGACGTACGAGGAGCCCGCCACGGGCACGTTCGCGCTCCTGGAGCAGGAGGCCCGGCGGACGGGGCGCACCGCGAAGGCCGTGCAGAAGCAGTGGCTGGGCGCCTACCGCGACGGAGTCCTCCAGCAGGTGCTGCGGGGACAGGGACACCACGTCGCGAACCAGCGCGTGTTCTGGGGCTTCGCCGCGCCCGGGGTCGGCTATCTCAACGTGATGACGATGGGCGGCTTCGTCGCCGCGACGCAGGGGGGTGACGCGACGCCGGAGCAGGAGCTGGCCGCGCTGGAGCCGGTGCTGGATGAGGCGATGGCCGCCTTCGTCGGGGCCACGGCGATCATCGTGGACGTGAGCAACAACCGGGGAGGCCATGACGTCGTCGCGCGGGCCATCGCGGCGCGCTTCGCGGACCGGCCCCGGCTTGCGTATTCCAAGTGGGCGCACGGGGCGAAGGACGTTGCGCCCCAGGCGTTCATCCTCACGCCCACGTCGCGTCCGGCGTTCCACGGGCCCGTCCACCTGGTGACCAGCGACGTCACGGTCAGCGCCGGTGAGGTCTTCACGCTGGCGGTGCGCGCCCTGCCCCAGGTGGTCCACGTGGGCGCCCGCACGCGGGGCAGCTTCTCCGACGTGCTCGTCAAGCCGCTGCCGAATGGCTGGACGGTCCACCTGTCGAACGAGCACTACACCGACTCGCGGGGGGAGGACTTCGAGGCGCGCGGCGCGCCTCCCCAGCGGACGGTGGAGGTGTTCCCGGAGGGCGACCTGTTCCACGGCCATGCCCGGGCGATTCGCGCGCTGGCCGACTCGCTGGGGGCTCGCGAGGCGAAGTAG
- a CDS encoding carbon starvation CstA family protein, with amino-acid sequence MGGIARKLGWGLVAVAGAFSLGVVALHRGESINAIWLVVASVAVFMLGYRFYGRFIAEKALRLDPTRATPAERRNDGLDYVPTDKWVVFGHHFAAIAGAGPLVGPVLAAQMGYLPGTLWILVGVVVAGAVQDFMTLFLSVRRDGKSLGDMVRMELGPAAGVTAMVGVLMIMMIILAVLALVVVKALTHSPWGTFTVAMTIPIAVLMGLYLRYVRPGKVLEVSIVGFVLLMLSIFLGGLVSESATWAPWFTFDSKALAWMLIGYGFCAAVLPVWLLLAPRDYLSTFLKIGTVLLLAVGIALAAPELRMPAVTKFVDGSGPVFSGSLFPFLFITIACGAVSGWHSLIASGTTPKMLANEGDARMVGYGAMLMEAFVAIMALIAASVLDPGVYFAMNSPVALIGTTATQAAQTLSQWGFVITPDVLEQTARDIGETTILSRAGGAPTLAVGMAQILHGLVSGQGMMAFWYHYAILFEALFILTTVDAGTRVGRFMIQELAGLVYAPLKRTESWGANLLATAVCVGAWGYFLYQGVVDPLGGINTLWPLFGIANQMLAAVALTLGCVVLMKMKRERYVWVPGIPAAWLVLCTLTAGFQKVFGGDVRVSFVAHARAFSRAVDEGRVIAPAKSLEEMEQIIRNDYLDAGLTVFFMVVVVATLLFGVRAVLAARRSPEPTAQETPYVAAATGER; translated from the coding sequence ATGGGTGGCATCGCTCGGAAGCTGGGATGGGGGCTGGTGGCCGTGGCCGGGGCGTTCAGCCTGGGCGTGGTGGCGCTGCACCGGGGGGAGTCCATCAACGCCATCTGGCTGGTGGTCGCCTCGGTCGCGGTGTTCATGCTGGGATATCGTTTCTACGGCCGGTTCATTGCCGAAAAAGCGCTGCGCCTGGACCCCACGCGCGCCACCCCCGCCGAACGTCGCAATGACGGCCTGGACTACGTGCCCACCGACAAGTGGGTGGTGTTCGGCCACCACTTCGCGGCCATCGCGGGCGCGGGGCCGCTCGTGGGCCCGGTGCTGGCCGCCCAGATGGGCTACCTGCCCGGCACGCTGTGGATCCTCGTGGGCGTGGTGGTGGCGGGCGCGGTGCAGGACTTCATGACGCTGTTCCTGTCCGTCCGCCGCGACGGCAAGTCGCTGGGCGACATGGTGCGCATGGAACTGGGGCCGGCCGCCGGCGTGACGGCGATGGTGGGCGTGCTGATGATCATGATGATCATCCTCGCGGTGCTGGCGCTGGTGGTGGTCAAGGCGCTGACGCACAGCCCCTGGGGCACCTTCACCGTGGCCATGACCATCCCCATCGCGGTGCTGATGGGCCTGTATTTGCGCTACGTGCGCCCCGGCAAGGTGCTGGAGGTGTCCATCGTCGGCTTCGTGCTCCTGATGCTCAGCATCTTCCTGGGAGGCCTGGTGTCGGAGTCCGCCACCTGGGCGCCCTGGTTCACCTTCGACAGCAAGGCGCTGGCGTGGATGCTCATCGGCTACGGGTTCTGCGCGGCGGTGCTGCCGGTGTGGCTGCTGCTCGCGCCGCGCGACTACCTGTCCACCTTCCTCAAGATTGGCACCGTGCTGCTCCTGGCGGTGGGCATCGCGCTGGCGGCGCCGGAGTTGCGCATGCCGGCGGTGACGAAGTTCGTGGACGGCTCCGGCCCCGTGTTCTCCGGCAGCCTGTTCCCCTTCCTGTTCATCACCATCGCGTGCGGCGCGGTGTCCGGGTGGCACTCGCTCATCGCGTCGGGCACCACGCCCAAGATGCTGGCCAACGAGGGCGACGCGCGCATGGTGGGCTATGGCGCCATGTTGATGGAGGCCTTCGTCGCCATCATGGCGCTCATCGCCGCGTCGGTGCTGGACCCGGGCGTCTACTTCGCCATGAACTCGCCCGTGGCGCTCATCGGCACCACGGCGACGCAGGCGGCGCAGACGCTCAGCCAGTGGGGCTTCGTCATCACCCCGGACGTCCTGGAGCAGACGGCCCGCGACATCGGTGAGACGACCATCCTGTCCCGCGCGGGCGGCGCGCCGACGCTGGCGGTGGGCATGGCGCAGATCCTCCACGGGCTCGTGTCCGGGCAGGGGATGATGGCCTTCTGGTACCACTACGCCATCCTCTTCGAGGCGCTCTTCATCCTCACCACCGTGGACGCCGGCACGCGCGTGGGCCGCTTCATGATTCAGGAACTGGCGGGCCTCGTGTACGCGCCCCTGAAGCGCACGGAGTCCTGGGGCGCCAACCTGCTGGCCACCGCCGTGTGCGTGGGCGCCTGGGGCTACTTCCTCTACCAGGGCGTGGTGGATCCGCTGGGCGGCATCAACACGCTGTGGCCGCTGTTCGGCATCGCCAACCAGATGCTCGCCGCCGTGGCGCTCACGCTGGGGTGCGTGGTGCTCATGAAGATGAAGCGCGAGCGCTACGTCTGGGTGCCCGGCATCCCCGCCGCGTGGCTGGTGCTGTGCACGCTCACCGCCGGCTTCCAGAAGGTCTTCGGAGGCGACGTGCGCGTGAGCTTCGTCGCCCACGCCAGGGCCTTCTCCCGCGCGGTGGACGAAGGCCGCGTCATCGCCCCCGCGAAGTCCCTGGAGGAGATGGAGCAGATCATCCGGAACGACTACCTGGACGCCGGCCTCACCGTGTTCTTCATGGTCGTGGTGGTCGCGACGCTCCTCTTCGGCGTGCGCGCCGTCCTCGCGGCCCGGCGCTCCCCGGAGCCCACCGCGCAGGAGACGCCCTACGTGGCCGCCGCCACGGGGGAGCGCTGA
- a CDS encoding YbdD/YjiX family protein, with protein MPGFVQTLQQAWRKAVRIARQMIGVPDYDTYVAHMNRHHPDSAVMTYAEFFNDRLQARYRGGGGRCC; from the coding sequence ATGCCAGGCTTCGTCCAGACGCTCCAGCAGGCCTGGCGCAAGGCCGTGCGCATCGCGCGGCAGATGATTGGCGTGCCCGACTACGACACCTATGTCGCCCACATGAACCGTCACCATCCGGACAGCGCGGTGATGACCTATGCGGAGTTTTTCAACGACCGCCTCCAGGCCCGCTACCGGGGCGGCGGAGGCCGCTGCTGCTGA
- a CDS encoding RICIN domain-containing protein, with product MSFIATPFRTLALGAVILASLGACAGPGDGAPAEESPGVVESPALATRVVGYLPTWAGNVDTLPYDKLSHINYAFALPTAQGGLTGVSSSDARLRSLVTKAHAQGVKVLIAVGGWNDGNDSAFEQMAANASTRTAFVNSVVNFVNATGLDGVDIDWEYPDPGTSGNNYALLMRELGTAMHSRGKLLTAAVVALGYTGGGVPASVFSDVDFLNLMAYDGGQPHSTYDLAVQSLNYWKGRGLPASKAVLGVPFYGRSPSSYVGYSELVARDSQAPYKDNVGDVYYNGIATIQAKTRLGMQNGGVMIWELSQDTSGSTSLLNAIYSVAQGTGGTNVYRLVNKASGRCVDISGPSTADGAILHQWTCHTGPSQQWSMEATDSGYFRFVSRHSGKALDVRDASGADGAGFQQWTYSGGANQQFKPVDLGNGYVRLEARHSGKVLDVTGCQGGSGDGTLLQQWTWSNNDCQQFRMEAR from the coding sequence TTGTCTTTCATCGCAACACCGTTCCGGACGTTGGCGCTGGGCGCCGTGATTCTCGCCTCGCTGGGGGCCTGCGCGGGCCCCGGGGACGGGGCCCCGGCCGAGGAGTCGCCGGGCGTGGTGGAGTCCCCGGCGCTGGCGACGCGGGTGGTGGGCTACCTGCCGACGTGGGCGGGGAACGTGGACACGCTGCCGTACGACAAGCTCAGCCACATCAACTACGCGTTCGCGCTGCCCACGGCGCAGGGCGGGCTCACGGGCGTGAGCAGCTCGGATGCGCGGCTGCGCTCGCTGGTGACGAAGGCGCACGCGCAGGGCGTGAAGGTGCTCATCGCGGTGGGCGGCTGGAACGACGGCAACGACAGCGCCTTTGAACAGATGGCCGCGAACGCGAGCACGCGCACCGCGTTCGTGAACTCGGTGGTGAACTTCGTCAACGCCACCGGCCTGGACGGCGTGGACATCGACTGGGAGTACCCGGACCCCGGCACGTCGGGGAACAACTACGCGCTGCTCATGCGCGAGCTGGGCACGGCGATGCACAGCCGGGGCAAGCTCCTGACGGCGGCGGTGGTGGCGCTCGGCTACACGGGCGGCGGCGTGCCCGCGTCGGTGTTCAGCGACGTCGACTTCCTCAACCTCATGGCCTACGACGGCGGCCAGCCGCACTCGACCTATGACCTGGCGGTCCAGTCGCTGAACTACTGGAAGGGGCGCGGGCTGCCGGCGTCCAAGGCCGTGCTGGGCGTGCCGTTCTACGGCCGCTCGCCGTCCAGCTACGTGGGGTACTCGGAGCTGGTCGCGCGCGACTCGCAGGCCCCCTACAAGGACAACGTGGGGGACGTCTATTACAACGGCATCGCCACCATCCAGGCGAAGACGCGGCTGGGGATGCAGAACGGCGGCGTGATGATCTGGGAGCTGAGCCAGGACACGTCCGGGAGCACGTCGCTGCTCAACGCCATCTATTCGGTGGCGCAGGGCACGGGCGGCACCAACGTGTACCGGCTGGTGAACAAGGCCTCCGGACGCTGCGTGGACATCTCCGGCCCCAGCACGGCGGACGGCGCCATCCTCCACCAGTGGACCTGCCACACCGGCCCCAGCCAGCAGTGGTCCATGGAGGCCACGGACAGCGGCTACTTCCGCTTCGTGTCGCGCCACAGCGGCAAGGCGCTGGACGTGCGGGACGCGAGCGGCGCGGACGGCGCGGGCTTCCAGCAGTGGACGTACTCCGGCGGCGCCAACCAGCAGTTCAAGCCGGTGGACCTGGGCAACGGCTACGTCCGGCTGGAGGCGCGGCACAGCGGCAAGGTGCTGGACGTGACGGGCTGCCAGGGCGGCAGCGGTGACGGCACGCTGCTCCAGCAGTGGACGTGGTCCAACAACGACTGCCAGCAGTTCCGGATGGAAGCGCGGTAG